A region of Anoplopoma fimbria isolate UVic2021 breed Golden Eagle Sablefish chromosome 24, Afim_UVic_2022, whole genome shotgun sequence DNA encodes the following proteins:
- the crebrf gene encoding CREB3 regulatory factor isoform X2 encodes MPQPSVSGMEPPFADAFQNYSFADQALTSTELLATSSDPDFMYELDRDITHRQSPCRDSIMGDGGKEVEGCVDQLMGLNECETVCSSSAFEQWDSYWEDVTRYTRLASCDIWGTKEVDFLGLDDFSSPYQDEEVIGRTPTLAQLNSEDSMPVCEALYPPADLMLSAPQPALPPGHSRRVLVPGSARPSLSSTSSSRPSRSFLPDFPETSKKATRPVPSSTETMAKTQNLLSLTQDYGQAETKTLGRGTKMAAPTSYGTDFVRKAKVRVSAVHRTQPNTPSQMDFEKSDPPLPVSQPQDENACTSASNTLVVIPVAAASSSASLTSFERRAGGTGKETLVGWSATVPLLVEASQAMEGSTSELGSTDDCVAGASGGPDVEGTEKSKEEEHNYSLFLTRNRLAGRAHSQLEEEEEEEEEEEEEEEEEDEEDAEEEEGEGLEVDDEDHDEGFGSEHELSENEEDEDEEEEEDEDYEADKDDDMSDAFSEPGCDMELMDDIKGLTAGVSSRKRGKRRYFWEYSEQLTPSKQERMLKPSEWDRHTLPSNLYQKNGPLHGKYMLKKSRRTDVEDLTPNPRKLLQIGTELRKLNKVISDLTPVSELPLTARPRSRKEKNKLASRACRLKKKAQYEANKVKLWGLSTEYDRLLFVINAIKEEIVARVEDSSPRPTNMADTLENLIQETLVHTDGKPSGATWG; translated from the exons ATGCCTCAG CCTAGCGTCAGTGGGATGGAACCTCCATTTGCTGACGCCTTTCAGAACTACTCCTTTGCTGACCAGGCCCTCACCAGCACTGAGCTGCTCGCCACCAGCTCTGACCCAGATTTCATGTATGAACTT GACAGAGACATAACCCACCGGCAGAGCCCCTGTCGGGACAGCATCATGGGGGACGGAGGCAAGGAAGTGGAGGGCTGTGTGGATCAGCTCATGGGTCTGAACGAGTGTGAGACAGTCTGCAGCAGCTCAGCGTTTGAACAGTGGGACTCCTACTGGGAAGATGTCACCAG ATACACACGGCTGGCCAGCTGCGACATCTGGGGCACCAAAGAGGTAGATTTCCTTGGATTAGATGATTTCTCTAGTCCCTACCAGGACGAGGAAGTGATTGGAAGAACCCCGACTCTGGCTCAGCTCAACAGCGAGGATTCGATGCCTGTGTGTGAGGCGCTCTACCCCCCTGCTGACCTGATGCTGTCTGCCCCTCAGCCGGCCCTGCCTCCCGGTCACAGTAGGAGAGTCCTGGTCCCTGGCTCTGCACGGCCCTCCCTGAGCTCCACATCCTCTTCCCGTCCTTCCCGCAGCTTTCTCCCAGACTTCCCTGAAACCTCAAAAAAAGCCACCCGACCCGTCCCCTCCAGTACTGAGACTATGGCCAAGACCCAGAATCTCCTCAGTCTCACGCAGGACTACGGCCAAGCAGAAACCAAGACCCTAGGGCGAGGAACCAAGATGGCAGCCCCGACTTCTTACGGCACTGACTTTGTGCGGAAGGCTAAAGTCCGTGTGAGCGCTGTGCATAGAACTCAGCCCAACACGCCCTCCCAGATGGATTTTGAGAAATCAGATCCACCTCTACCTGTCTCCCAGCCACAAGACGAGAATGCCTGCACTTCAGCGAGCAACACCTTGGTGGTAATTCCTGTTGCTGCAGCCAGTAGCTCTGCCAGCCTGACGAGCTTTGAGAGGCGGGCAGGGGGGACAGGAAAGGAGACACTTGTTGGCTGGTCTGCCACCGTGCCTCTGCTGGTGGAGGCGAGCCAGGCCATGGAGGGCAGCACCTCTGAGCTGGGCAGCACCGACGATTGTGTGGCAGGGGCTAGCGGCGGTCCAGATGTCGAGGGCACGGAGAAGAGCAAGGAGGAGGAGCACAACTACTCTCTCTTCCTGACCCGCAACAGGCTGGCCGGCAGAGCCCACTCCCAgcttgaagaggaggaggaggaggaggaggaagaggaggaagaggaagaggaggaagacgaggaagatgcggaggaggaggaaggcgaGGGGCTTGAGGTGGATGACGAAGACCACGATGAGGGTTTTGGCAGCGAGCACGAGCTGTCTGAgaatgaggaggatgaggatgaggaggaggaggaggatgaagactACGAAGCCGACAAGGATGACGACATGAGTGATGCCTTCTCAGAGCCAG GCTGTGACATGGAGCTAATGGATGACATAAAAGGCCTGACAGCAGGAGTCTCCAGCCGGAAGAGAGGCAAGCGTCGCTACTTCTGGGAGTACAGCGAGCAGCTCACCCCCTCCAAACAGGAACGTATGCTTAAGCCGTCTGAGTGGGACAGACACACGCTGCCTAGCAACCTGTACCAGAAGAACGGGCCTCTCCAtg GAAAGTATATGCTGAAGAAATCTCGCCGCACCGACGTGGAAGACCTGACTCCCAATCCACGCAAGCTGCTGCAGATCGGCACCGAGCTCCGTAAACTGAACAAGGTGATCAGCGACTTGACGCCCGTCAGTGAACTGCCGCTGACCGCACGACCACGGTCACGCAAGGAGAAGAACAAGCTGGCATCCAG AGCTTGTCGTTTAAAAAAGAAGGCCCAGTATGAAGCAAACAAGGTGAAGCTCTGGGGACTCAGCACGGAGTACG ATCGGCTGCTCTTCGTGATCAATGCCATCAAGGAGGAGATAGTTGCCCGAGTGGAGGACTCTTCTCCCCGTCCAACCAACATGGCTGACACTCTGGAGAATCTCATCCAGGAGACACTTG tccacaccgatggcaagccttcgggagcaacttggggttaa
- the crebrf gene encoding CREB3 regulatory factor isoform X1: MPQPSVSGMEPPFADAFQNYSFADQALTSTELLATSSDPDFMYELDRDITHRQSPCRDSIMGDGGKEVEGCVDQLMGLNECETVCSSSAFEQWDSYWEDVTRYTRLASCDIWGTKEVDFLGLDDFSSPYQDEEVIGRTPTLAQLNSEDSMPVCEALYPPADLMLSAPQPALPPGHSRRVLVPGSARPSLSSTSSSRPSRSFLPDFPETSKKATRPVPSSTETMAKTQNLLSLTQDYGQAETKTLGRGTKMAAPTSYGTDFVRKAKVRVSAVHRTQPNTPSQMDFEKSDPPLPVSQPQDENACTSASNTLVVIPVAAASSSASLTSFERRAGGTGKETLVGWSATVPLLVEASQAMEGSTSELGSTDDCVAGASGGPDVEGTEKSKEEEHNYSLFLTRNRLAGRAHSQLEEEEEEEEEEEEEEEEEDEEDAEEEEGEGLEVDDEDHDEGFGSEHELSENEEDEDEEEEEDEDYEADKDDDMSDAFSEPGCDMELMDDIKGLTAGVSSRKRGKRRYFWEYSEQLTPSKQERMLKPSEWDRHTLPSNLYQKNGPLHGKYMLKKSRRTDVEDLTPNPRKLLQIGTELRKLNKVISDLTPVSELPLTARPRSRKEKNKLASRACRLKKKAQYEANKVKLWGLSTEYDRLLFVINAIKEEIVARVEDSSPRPTNMADTLENLIQETLVAPPVAGQTSDFVNKILENTGRGDPTGGLVGLRVPTSKI, from the exons ATGCCTCAG CCTAGCGTCAGTGGGATGGAACCTCCATTTGCTGACGCCTTTCAGAACTACTCCTTTGCTGACCAGGCCCTCACCAGCACTGAGCTGCTCGCCACCAGCTCTGACCCAGATTTCATGTATGAACTT GACAGAGACATAACCCACCGGCAGAGCCCCTGTCGGGACAGCATCATGGGGGACGGAGGCAAGGAAGTGGAGGGCTGTGTGGATCAGCTCATGGGTCTGAACGAGTGTGAGACAGTCTGCAGCAGCTCAGCGTTTGAACAGTGGGACTCCTACTGGGAAGATGTCACCAG ATACACACGGCTGGCCAGCTGCGACATCTGGGGCACCAAAGAGGTAGATTTCCTTGGATTAGATGATTTCTCTAGTCCCTACCAGGACGAGGAAGTGATTGGAAGAACCCCGACTCTGGCTCAGCTCAACAGCGAGGATTCGATGCCTGTGTGTGAGGCGCTCTACCCCCCTGCTGACCTGATGCTGTCTGCCCCTCAGCCGGCCCTGCCTCCCGGTCACAGTAGGAGAGTCCTGGTCCCTGGCTCTGCACGGCCCTCCCTGAGCTCCACATCCTCTTCCCGTCCTTCCCGCAGCTTTCTCCCAGACTTCCCTGAAACCTCAAAAAAAGCCACCCGACCCGTCCCCTCCAGTACTGAGACTATGGCCAAGACCCAGAATCTCCTCAGTCTCACGCAGGACTACGGCCAAGCAGAAACCAAGACCCTAGGGCGAGGAACCAAGATGGCAGCCCCGACTTCTTACGGCACTGACTTTGTGCGGAAGGCTAAAGTCCGTGTGAGCGCTGTGCATAGAACTCAGCCCAACACGCCCTCCCAGATGGATTTTGAGAAATCAGATCCACCTCTACCTGTCTCCCAGCCACAAGACGAGAATGCCTGCACTTCAGCGAGCAACACCTTGGTGGTAATTCCTGTTGCTGCAGCCAGTAGCTCTGCCAGCCTGACGAGCTTTGAGAGGCGGGCAGGGGGGACAGGAAAGGAGACACTTGTTGGCTGGTCTGCCACCGTGCCTCTGCTGGTGGAGGCGAGCCAGGCCATGGAGGGCAGCACCTCTGAGCTGGGCAGCACCGACGATTGTGTGGCAGGGGCTAGCGGCGGTCCAGATGTCGAGGGCACGGAGAAGAGCAAGGAGGAGGAGCACAACTACTCTCTCTTCCTGACCCGCAACAGGCTGGCCGGCAGAGCCCACTCCCAgcttgaagaggaggaggaggaggaggaggaagaggaggaagaggaagaggaggaagacgaggaagatgcggaggaggaggaaggcgaGGGGCTTGAGGTGGATGACGAAGACCACGATGAGGGTTTTGGCAGCGAGCACGAGCTGTCTGAgaatgaggaggatgaggatgaggaggaggaggaggatgaagactACGAAGCCGACAAGGATGACGACATGAGTGATGCCTTCTCAGAGCCAG GCTGTGACATGGAGCTAATGGATGACATAAAAGGCCTGACAGCAGGAGTCTCCAGCCGGAAGAGAGGCAAGCGTCGCTACTTCTGGGAGTACAGCGAGCAGCTCACCCCCTCCAAACAGGAACGTATGCTTAAGCCGTCTGAGTGGGACAGACACACGCTGCCTAGCAACCTGTACCAGAAGAACGGGCCTCTCCAtg GAAAGTATATGCTGAAGAAATCTCGCCGCACCGACGTGGAAGACCTGACTCCCAATCCACGCAAGCTGCTGCAGATCGGCACCGAGCTCCGTAAACTGAACAAGGTGATCAGCGACTTGACGCCCGTCAGTGAACTGCCGCTGACCGCACGACCACGGTCACGCAAGGAGAAGAACAAGCTGGCATCCAG AGCTTGTCGTTTAAAAAAGAAGGCCCAGTATGAAGCAAACAAGGTGAAGCTCTGGGGACTCAGCACGGAGTACG ATCGGCTGCTCTTCGTGATCAATGCCATCAAGGAGGAGATAGTTGCCCGAGTGGAGGACTCTTCTCCCCGTCCAACCAACATGGCTGACACTCTGGAGAATCTCATCCAGGAGACACTTG TGGCACCACCTGTTGCTGGGCAGACTTCAGATTTTGTCAACAAGATCTTGGAGAACACAGGACGGGGTGATCCAACCGGCGGGCTGGTCGGCCTGCGAGTCCCAACCTCCAAAATCTAG